One region of Elstera cyanobacteriorum genomic DNA includes:
- a CDS encoding zinc ribbon domain-containing protein YjdM: MSDPVCPQCGSENAYPDGSQWMCPECGHEWTPGEEATPEAAEGAVKDANGNLLADGDSVTVIKDLKVKGSSLVVKGGTKVKNIRLTDGADGHNIACKIDGIGAMNLKSEFVKKA; this comes from the coding sequence ATGAGCGATCCCGTTTGCCCGCAGTGCGGTTCCGAAAACGCCTACCCCGATGGCAGCCAATGGATGTGCCCGGAGTGCGGCCACGAATGGACCCCCGGCGAGGAAGCCACGCCAGAAGCGGCGGAGGGCGCCGTCAAGGATGCCAACGGCAATCTGCTGGCCGATGGCGATAGCGTGACGGTGATTAAGGATCTCAAGGTCAAAGGCTCCTCCCTGGTCGTCAAGGGCGGCACCAAGGTGAAGAATATCCGCCTGACCGATGGCGCCGATGGGCATAACATCGCTTGCAAGATCGATGGGATCGGCGCCATGAACCTAAAGTCGGAATTCGTCAAAAAGGCTTAA
- a CDS encoding DUF2239 family protein — translation MTDIIPLYSAFLGSRLLASGPLPDVARAAADAQGEGSPILIFDDATGKETDLDLRGGPEAAAARYAPPDEARGRGRPKLGVIAREVTLLPRHWEWLAAQRGGASHALRRLIDAARQADGGVTTARQRQERCYRVLTALAGDLPSYEEATRALFAGDRAAFEGQTAAWPPDIQAYAARLAWPNEAL, via the coding sequence ATGACTGACATTATCCCCCTCTATTCCGCTTTCCTGGGTTCCCGCTTACTGGCGTCCGGCCCGCTGCCCGACGTAGCGCGCGCCGCCGCCGACGCCCAAGGCGAGGGTTCCCCAATCCTGATTTTCGACGATGCCACCGGCAAGGAGACCGATCTCGACCTGCGCGGTGGGCCAGAAGCGGCAGCCGCCCGCTACGCCCCGCCCGACGAAGCGCGGGGTCGGGGCCGTCCGAAGCTGGGCGTGATCGCACGGGAAGTAACCTTGCTTCCCCGCCATTGGGAGTGGCTGGCCGCGCAGCGGGGCGGTGCCTCGCACGCCCTACGCCGCTTGATCGATGCCGCCCGCCAAGCCGACGGCGGGGTGACAACCGCCCGCCAGCGGCAGGAGCGCTGCTATCGGGTACTCACGGCCCTCGCTGGGGATTTGCCGAGCTATGAGGAAGCCACCCGCGCGCTCTTTGCGGGCGACCGGGCAGCGTTCGAAGGGCAGACCGCCGCGTGGCCGCCCGATATTCAGGCCTATGCCGCCCGTTTGGCGTGGCCGAATGAGGCGCTTTAA
- a CDS encoding GIY-YIG nuclease family protein — MDARKAAVDAYKEQKTLAGIYAVRCPAIGACWVGRAPNVMTIQNQLWFALKLGSSPFRALQAAWTAQGPEGLYFEVLEKIAAEELQPFRDQALKARQQVWCERLGAVAL; from the coding sequence ATGGACGCGCGGAAGGCGGCGGTCGACGCTTATAAGGAACAGAAGACCCTAGCCGGTATTTATGCGGTGCGCTGCCCGGCAATAGGGGCGTGCTGGGTGGGGCGGGCACCGAATGTGATGACGATCCAGAACCAGCTTTGGTTCGCGTTGAAGCTCGGCAGCAGCCCGTTCCGTGCCCTGCAAGCGGCTTGGACCGCGCAAGGGCCGGAGGGGCTGTACTTCGAGGTTCTGGAAAAGATCGCGGCGGAGGAGCTTCAGCCGTTCCGCGACCAGGCGCTCAAAGCGCGGCAGCAGGTCTGGTGCGAACGGTTGGGGGCGGTTGCCCTCTAG
- a CDS encoding thiamine phosphate synthase, with translation MTNDPLDAPRHYLILRPDSSEAAIAAALAGAEVACAALDTVGLDAAAIERAVQRLMPPLQAQDVAFLLTDGAGLALVQPLVSKLDADGLHLSDPAAYASVRKALGKDRIIGLFCADSRHEAMEAAEAGADYVAFTPDVETIQVWAETMLVPCVSWDTPADAVEAVSAAGVEFVARRV, from the coding sequence ATGACGAACGATCCGCTCGACGCCCCCCGCCATTATCTGATCCTGCGCCCCGATAGCTCGGAGGCCGCGATTGCCGCCGCTTTAGCCGGGGCCGAGGTTGCCTGCGCCGCCCTCGATACGGTCGGTCTCGACGCTGCCGCCATAGAAAGGGCCGTTCAACGCCTGATGCCACCGCTACAGGCCCAGGATGTCGCTTTTCTGCTGACCGATGGCGCCGGGCTTGCGCTGGTGCAGCCGTTGGTTAGCAAGCTCGACGCCGATGGGCTGCATCTATCGGACCCTGCCGCCTATGCCAGCGTGCGCAAGGCACTGGGCAAGGATCGGATCATTGGCCTATTCTGCGCCGATAGCCGCCATGAGGCGATGGAGGCCGCCGAGGCCGGGGCCGATTACGTCGCCTTCACCCCCGATGTGGAAACGATCCAGGTCTGGGCAGAAACCATGCTCGTGCCCTGCGTTTCCTGGGATACGCCCGCCGACGCGGTTGAGGCCGTTTCTGCCGCCGGGGTGGAGTTCGTCGCCCGCCGGGTGTAA
- a CDS encoding class I fructose-bisphosphate aldolase, which yields MRVTQRVKKILNAYESDNPGTKANLARILMQGRLGGTGKLVILPVDQGFEHGPARSFAPNPVAYDPHYHFELAIEAGLSAYAAPLGMLEAGADSFAGAIPTILKVNSSNSLSRLKEDADQAVTASVGDALRLGCSAIGFTIYPGSDNAFGMIEELREMAEEAKSVGLAVVVWSYPRGGTLSKTGETAYDICAYAAHMAALLGAHIIKVKPPQAPLELDAAKKVYEKEKIPGDSMADRVRHVVQSCFAGRRIVVFSGGEAKDLDGIYNECRAIRDGGGNGSIIGRNTFQRPKAEALAMLDQIVKIYQGKA from the coding sequence ATGCGGGTTACTCAGCGCGTCAAAAAAATCCTGAATGCCTACGAATCCGATAATCCCGGCACCAAGGCCAATCTGGCCCGCATTCTGATGCAGGGCCGCTTGGGCGGCACCGGCAAGCTGGTGATCCTGCCGGTCGATCAAGGGTTCGAACATGGCCCGGCGCGCAGCTTTGCGCCCAACCCCGTCGCTTACGACCCGCATTACCATTTTGAACTGGCGATCGAAGCCGGTCTGTCTGCCTATGCCGCGCCGCTGGGCATGCTGGAAGCCGGGGCCGATAGTTTTGCCGGGGCAATCCCGACGATCCTGAAGGTCAATAGTTCCAACAGCCTGTCGCGCCTGAAGGAAGACGCCGATCAGGCCGTCACCGCGTCGGTCGGCGATGCGTTGCGCCTCGGCTGCTCGGCGATCGGTTTCACGATCTATCCGGGGTCGGACAATGCGTTCGGCATGATCGAAGAGCTGCGCGAGATGGCCGAAGAAGCCAAATCGGTCGGCCTTGCCGTCGTCGTTTGGTCCTACCCGCGCGGCGGCACGCTGAGCAAGACCGGCGAAACCGCTTACGATATCTGCGCCTATGCCGCCCATATGGCCGCGCTGCTCGGCGCCCATATCATCAAGGTCAAGCCGCCGCAGGCGCCGCTGGAACTCGATGCCGCGAAAAAAGTGTACGAAAAGGAAAAGATTCCGGGCGACAGCATGGCAGATCGTGTGCGCCATGTGGTACAAAGCTGCTTCGCGGGTCGCCGCATCGTTGTCTTCTCCGGCGGCGAAGCGAAGGATCTGGACGGCATCTACAACGAATGCCGGGCCATCCGCGACGGCGGCGGGAACGGGTCGATCATCGGCCGCAATACGTTCCAGCGCCCGAAGGCGGAAGCGCTGGCGATGCTGGATCAGATCGTCAAAATTTATCAGGGCAAAGCATAA
- a CDS encoding transglycosylase domain-containing protein, which translates to MTRTPVSAPKSARSTPPLPPPRRSWGRRLLVWLAAACIWGGVAVGGVIAFYALQLPPIGELMDQTRRPGVTILANDGSLLATSGEFYGAPRRVQDLPPPVWQAIVAIEDRRFFDHFGVDLIGLARALVVNVTEGRSAQGGSTLTQQVAKNVFLTNEKSLKRKVQEALLALWLERNYSKDQILTIYLNRVYLGGGAWGVDAAAQRYFGKPATELTLYEAAAIAGLLRAPTRLTPLRDPAATAGRAQVVLDAMVRAGFITSAQAQQAAASGAPMLGQIAAPRGGRHFADWVMEELSDVVPIDRDLVVQTTLDPELQRRTEEKVAAMLAQEGGDRKIGEGAAVILDRDGAIRTMVGGRDYRRSQFNRALAPRQPGSSFKPFVYLAALEAGWLPESQIDDAPLRIGTWTPENYDRRYHGRVSLAQALAESLNVPTVKLAQDVGIKKVIALAHRLGIRAKLPANLAVSLGAGEVNLLDLTGAYASLANGGRAAWPYGILRVSDRSGAILWEGGAIGDQLVAPDLAEAMRAMLRGVVTSGTGKAAGVVGEGAVGKSGTTSDYRDAWFVGWDSAQGRVAGVWLGNDDNTPMARVTGGDVPAKLWAWLMLD; encoded by the coding sequence ATGACCCGTACCCCCGTTTCCGCTCCGAAGTCCGCCCGTTCCACCCCGCCGTTGCCGCCACCGCGCCGATCCTGGGGGCGGCGCCTGCTGGTCTGGCTGGCGGCGGCCTGCATTTGGGGCGGTGTTGCGGTCGGCGGCGTCATCGCGTTCTATGCCCTGCAACTGCCGCCCATCGGCGAATTGATGGATCAGACGCGGCGGCCCGGCGTTACGATCTTGGCGAACGATGGCAGCCTGCTGGCAACCTCCGGCGAGTTCTACGGGGCGCCGCGCCGGGTGCAGGATCTGCCGCCGCCGGTTTGGCAGGCGATTGTTGCTATCGAAGATCGCCGCTTTTTCGATCATTTCGGGGTCGATCTTATCGGTCTCGCGCGGGCCTTAGTGGTGAATGTGACCGAGGGCCGCTCGGCCCAAGGCGGTAGCACCCTGACCCAGCAGGTGGCGAAGAATGTTTTTCTGACCAACGAAAAATCGCTGAAGCGCAAAGTGCAGGAAGCTTTGCTGGCCCTGTGGCTGGAGCGCAATTACAGCAAGGACCAGATTCTGACGATCTACCTCAATCGCGTCTACCTCGGGGGCGGGGCTTGGGGCGTCGATGCGGCAGCGCAACGGTATTTCGGCAAACCGGCGACGGAGCTGACGCTGTATGAAGCTGCCGCCATCGCGGGGCTACTGCGGGCGCCAACGCGCCTGACGCCGCTGCGCGACCCTGCTGCCACGGCGGGGCGGGCACAAGTGGTGCTGGACGCGATGGTGCGCGCTGGGTTCATCACCTCCGCCCAAGCCCAGCAGGCGGCGGCCAGCGGGGCGCCGATGCTCGGCCAGATCGCCGCGCCGCGCGGCGGGCGGCATTTCGCCGATTGGGTGATGGAAGAACTGTCGGATGTGGTGCCGATCGACCGCGATCTGGTGGTGCAAACGACGCTCGACCCTGAATTGCAGCGGCGCACTGAAGAAAAAGTGGCGGCGATGCTGGCCCAGGAGGGCGGGGACCGTAAGATCGGCGAGGGGGCAGCCGTGATCCTCGACCGCGACGGCGCCATCCGCACGATGGTCGGCGGGCGGGATTATCGCCGCTCGCAGTTCAACCGAGCTCTCGCGCCGCGCCAACCGGGATCGAGCTTCAAGCCTTTCGTCTATCTTGCTGCGCTGGAAGCCGGGTGGTTGCCCGAAAGCCAGATCGACGATGCGCCGTTGCGCATCGGCACCTGGACGCCGGAAAACTACGACCGGCGCTATCACGGGCGCGTCAGCCTCGCGCAGGCCTTGGCCGAATCGCTGAATGTGCCAACCGTGAAGTTGGCGCAGGATGTGGGGATTAAGAAAGTCATTGCGCTTGCGCATCGGCTTGGCATCCGCGCCAAACTGCCCGCCAATCTGGCCGTTTCGCTTGGGGCGGGGGAGGTCAATTTGCTCGATCTGACCGGCGCCTACGCCAGCCTCGCCAACGGTGGGCGCGCCGCGTGGCCTTACGGTATTCTCCGCGTCAGCGACCGCAGCGGCGCGATCTTGTGGGAAGGCGGGGCTATTGGTGATCAACTCGTCGCCCCGGACCTCGCGGAAGCAATGCGCGCGATGCTGCGCGGCGTCGTCACCTCCGGTACCGGCAAGGCGGCGGGGGTGGTCGGCGAGGGGGCGGTGGGGAAATCCGGCACCACGTCCGACTATCGTGACGCCTGGTTCGTCGGCTGGGATAGTGCGCAGGGCCGGGTTGCCGGGGTCTGGCTCGGCAATGACGATAATACGCCGATGGCCCGCGTGACCGGCGGCGACGTTCCCGCGAAACTCTGGGCGTGGCTGATGCTGGATTAG